The proteins below come from a single Treponema phagedenis genomic window:
- a CDS encoding methyltransferase domain-containing protein, whose protein sequence is MNNYYENIVGAFDDWANTYEQEAEEKLKLRGYSYDELGKYIADKFMPINSESIKVLELGTGTGLLGLNVVKNSKCKLMLTGIDISQNMLEHAKKKGIYGSLECINSELIGSIGEFDYIYSAFMLHSVLDQENLLKSLYQIVCKNSRVIIIDLVPDLALLGNAYDFESHSRKYEHGAPSNYHDNKSMIKLLNESDFDIIEIKRFGINKDFNHIAYVLQK, encoded by the coding sequence ATGAATAATTATTATGAAAATATAGTTGGTGCTTTTGATGATTGGGCTAATACGTATGAGCAAGAAGCGGAAGAAAAATTAAAACTTAGAGGATATTCTTATGATGAACTTGGTAAATATATAGCTGATAAATTTATGCCAATAAATAGTGAGTCTATAAAAGTTTTGGAGTTGGGAACAGGAACAGGACTTCTTGGACTTAATGTAGTAAAAAATAGTAAGTGCAAGTTGATGTTGACAGGTATAGATATATCCCAAAATATGTTGGAACATGCAAAGAAAAAGGGAATCTATGGTTCTTTGGAGTGCATAAATTCTGAACTGATTGGTAGTATAGGTGAATTTGATTATATTTACTCAGCGTTTATGCTTCATAGCGTTTTAGACCAAGAGAATCTGTTGAAATCACTGTATCAAATTGTTTGTAAAAATTCTAGGGTTATAATTATTGATTTGGTTCCTGATTTAGCATTATTAGGAAACGCATATGACTTTGAATCTCATAGCAGGAAGTATGAACATGGAGCTCCCTCTAATTATCATGATAATAAGTCAATGATTAAACTTTTAAACGAAAGTGATTTTGATATTATTGAGATAAAAAGATTTGGTATCAATAAGGATTTTAATCATATTGCATACGTTTTGCAAAAATAG
- a CDS encoding class I SAM-dependent methyltransferase — protein MDYVDRVKDTFSGVVAEGWETKSNYILDIKGSDNLMMELISNEIDSQLSDDIELLEIGCGTAKLIKKLYEHYKTDINITGIEMSKDMISKAYNLLEYPNIEILEKNFEEYFCDKKFDVIILKQVFHHMRDKRNNLKHMKELLKSDGKIIMMFPNEKYQSTILPFKEENDLLGRINRVSMEKCVSNLDMEILDIIDTHCVVKYKNLKDYFSFLYSIGSIQKIFAYESEKYSVIGDFIELFGMTLSQTNEIQVDFDYSYYILGKKG, from the coding sequence ATGGATTATGTCGATAGAGTTAAAGATACTTTTTCTGGAGTTGTAGCAGAGGGATGGGAAACAAAATCTAATTACATTCTTGACATAAAAGGATCGGATAATCTTATGATGGAACTTATATCCAATGAGATAGATAGTCAGTTATCTGATGATATAGAGCTTTTAGAAATTGGATGTGGGACAGCAAAGCTTATTAAAAAATTATATGAGCATTACAAAACTGATATTAACATCACTGGTATAGAAATGAGCAAAGATATGATAAGTAAAGCTTATAATCTTTTGGAGTATCCCAATATTGAAATACTGGAAAAGAATTTTGAGGAGTACTTTTGTGATAAGAAGTTTGATGTAATTATCCTAAAGCAGGTATTCCATCACATGAGAGATAAAAGAAATAATCTGAAACACATGAAAGAGTTACTAAAATCTGATGGGAAAATAATCATGATGTTTCCTAATGAGAAGTATCAATCTACTATACTACCATTTAAAGAGGAGAATGACTTATTAGGAAGAATAAATAGAGTTAGTATGGAGAAATGTGTTAGTAATTTAGACATGGAAATTTTAGACATTATAGATACTCATTGTGTTGTGAAATATAAGAACCTAAAGGATTATTTTAGTTTCTTGTATTCAATTGGGTCAATACAAAAAATATTTGCCTATGAAAGTGAAAAGTATAGTGTTATAGGTGATTTTATTGAATTGTTTGGTATGACACTGAGCCAAACTAACGAAATTCAGGTAGATTTTGATTATAGTTACTATATTTTAGGGAAAAAAGGTTAG
- a CDS encoding DUF1848 domain-containing protein: MILSVSRRTDIPAFYSEWFVKRLKEGFVYSRNPVNHKMVSKIILSPDLVEAIVFWTKNAIPLVQYLDEIEKIGYDKYCFLYTITNYSNDIERYLFNKKEIVDNFILLSKRIGKEKMIWRYDPILLNDRYDLNFHKESFKELCEQIGEYCDHVVISFIDIYTRNKDYFKEVSEERKLDILKNFLDIAKPKGIPIHSCCEQQTEAQYLRKTACISCELIKSVTGLDAHYQKDKGQRKECLCLESVDIGAYNTCGNGCTYCYADRGVNVMSKYDLNSPILCDKIYNDDVIKERVNRKIINGQLTLEGF; encoded by the coding sequence ATGATATTATCTGTTTCAAGGCGAACAGATATACCTGCTTTTTATTCTGAGTGGTTTGTGAAAAGATTAAAAGAGGGATTTGTATACTCAAGAAATCCAGTTAATCATAAGATGGTAAGTAAAATCATTTTAAGTCCAGATTTGGTGGAAGCTATAGTTTTTTGGACTAAAAACGCAATCCCATTAGTTCAATATTTAGATGAAATTGAAAAAATAGGATACGACAAATATTGTTTTTTGTATACCATAACTAACTATTCGAACGACATTGAGAGATATCTGTTTAATAAGAAAGAAATTGTAGATAATTTTATATTATTAAGTAAAAGGATTGGAAAGGAAAAAATGATTTGGAGATACGATCCAATTTTACTTAATGATAGATACGACTTGAATTTTCATAAAGAATCATTTAAAGAATTATGCGAACAAATTGGAGAGTATTGCGACCATGTGGTGATAAGTTTTATTGATATTTATACAAGGAATAAAGATTATTTCAAAGAGGTAAGTGAGGAGAGGAAACTTGATATACTGAAAAATTTTCTTGACATAGCTAAACCAAAAGGTATCCCGATACACTCATGTTGTGAACAACAAACAGAAGCCCAATATTTGAGAAAAACAGCATGTATAAGTTGCGAGCTAATAAAAAGTGTTACGGGGCTTGACGCACACTACCAAAAAGATAAAGGACAGAGAAAGGAGTGTCTATGTTTGGAAAGTGTTGATATAGGAGCATATAATACTTGTGGCAATGGTTGCACTTATTGTTATGCAGATAGAGGGGTGAATGTTATGAGTAAGTACGATTTAAATAGTCCGATTTTGTGCGATAAAATATATAATGATGATGTTATAAAAGAAAGGGTTAATAGAAAAATTATAAATGGTCAATTAACTCTTGAAGGATTTTAA
- a CDS encoding MFS transporter, with protein MKNKINYQINRDAVKFILSQGISVLGSSVVNFSIIWYLVLKTSSSYILTITILCTYIPQALIALGLSHIGDRYNKKVLIIIGDIITAFVTLLLYIMISKGYDSLKYIYITCVLRSFGAGIQLPMVNSFLPNICDNSELKKVNSLNSTVNSLIQLVSPGIGGVILATFGFKGSLLIDVLTAIISILILSKIKYKILQENNTGDKIFNARDIYDVWKHIKKSTILNRLIVFCVLFNFFVSIPAFFTPILVSQVYVGSIMKLTLNETMWSVGTLVGGVLLFFAKNNTIKKYAVTIKEAVIVFGLSIFLLGVVSNFILYLIILFVSGVAMTLYSTLNNIIIQSITSERYIGRVFSVIQTIISVATPFGIIILGMLSEYMGIRFVMSLSGIFIIIGVLFSKIGKKQENIYY; from the coding sequence ATGAAAAATAAGATTAACTATCAAATAAATAGGGATGCTGTAAAGTTCATTTTGAGCCAAGGCATTTCAGTGTTAGGTTCTTCAGTCGTAAATTTTAGTATAATATGGTACTTGGTATTAAAAACTTCATCGTCATATATTCTGACAATAACTATACTTTGCACATATATTCCGCAAGCTTTGATAGCATTGGGGCTGAGTCATATAGGGGATAGATATAATAAAAAGGTTTTAATAATTATCGGTGATATTATTACCGCTTTTGTGACGTTATTATTGTATATAATGATTAGCAAAGGATATGATTCGCTCAAATATATTTATATCACATGTGTTTTACGTTCTTTTGGAGCGGGCATACAGTTACCGATGGTTAATTCGTTTTTACCAAACATCTGTGATAATAGTGAGTTAAAAAAAGTGAATAGCTTAAATTCAACAGTGAATTCTTTGATACAGTTAGTTTCTCCAGGGATAGGAGGAGTTATATTAGCTACATTTGGATTTAAGGGCAGTCTGCTCATTGATGTTTTGACTGCTATTATATCTATTTTAATTTTAAGTAAGATAAAGTATAAAATATTACAAGAAAATAATACTGGAGATAAAATATTTAACGCAAGAGATATTTATGATGTTTGGAAGCATATTAAGAAAAGTACAATATTAAATCGACTTATAGTGTTTTGTGTTTTATTCAATTTTTTCGTGTCAATACCTGCATTTTTTACACCAATTTTGGTTAGCCAAGTATATGTTGGCTCTATAATGAAATTAACTTTAAATGAGACAATGTGGTCGGTAGGTACTCTTGTTGGAGGGGTGCTGCTTTTTTTTGCAAAAAACAATACCATAAAGAAATATGCTGTTACTATAAAAGAAGCTGTAATTGTGTTTGGACTCTCAATATTTCTTTTGGGTGTGGTGTCTAATTTTATACTATATTTAATAATTCTGTTTGTTTCGGGGGTTGCGATGACACTATATTCTACTCTTAATAATATTATAATTCAAAGCATAACTTCTGAAAGATATATTGGGAGGGTATTTTCCGTAATTCAAACAATAATTAGTGTTGCGACACCATTTGGCATAATAATACTGGGAATGCTATCGGAGTATATGGGAATAAGATTTGTTATGTCATTATCTGGGATTTTTATAATAATAGGCGTGTTATTTAGTAAAATTGGGAAGAAACAAGAAAATATATATTATTGA
- a CDS encoding DUF3847 domain-containing protein, with protein MKKLEQLRQESKEIKDKIDDTEERLRQLKNQEKKILKQDIVKRRKERTHRLITRGAILESLIENAEELTDEEIKILLEEAKRQKNLKKH; from the coding sequence ATGAAAAAATTAGAACAACTAAGACAAGAGTCAAAAGAAATAAAAGATAAAATAGACGATACAGAAGAAAGATTAAGGCAACTAAAAAATCAAGAAAAAAAGATATTAAAACAAGACATAGTAAAAAGAAGAAAAGAAAGAACTCATAGGCTCATAACAAGAGGAGCAATCTTAGAAAGCCTTATAGAAAATGCGGAAGAACTAACAGATGAAGAAATAAAAATCCTACTAGAAGAAGCAAAAAGACAAAAGAATTTAAAGAAACACTAA
- a CDS encoding MFS transporter — MKKPIKSLLKNKSYLSYFFATAFSMGSSNILQFTLALYILEKTGSPLVYASILSIIVIPRILLTPVGGVVGDRLKRISIMKTLNMVQILVMSIYAVYSGMYGDISLISVYILVIILEMVEVFYNSAESSILSEIIDKGLMEEAVTLSRVDDGIVYITTPMLAAFIYKSFGIFGSFVLINTLLVLSLILNFFIETPYADELKEKNSKGIKSFFTEFIEGINELRKDRFSKIFVIVAPLINFSFSAIFSVVITYVFLEVFKTSEYIYGIYRMATAGISILLPFLILPIIKKIKPEKLLKYSAISISGFLFLIGLCVYYGMGAGKDNIVLVVGLITFLDCLVISSVMPLNIATQVFFQKNIKNEFRSRIMSVFSMLALSSIPLGNMFYGFLANIMPAYMCIFIASLAVLITYPLILYISKDKSVS; from the coding sequence TTGAAGAAACCTATTAAAAGTTTATTAAAAAATAAAAGCTATCTTAGCTATTTTTTTGCGACAGCATTTTCTATGGGTTCTAGCAATATTCTTCAATTTACCCTAGCCTTATATATTTTGGAAAAAACAGGATCGCCACTTGTATATGCTTCAATTCTATCCATTATAGTTATTCCAAGAATTTTACTCACTCCTGTGGGTGGAGTTGTAGGTGATAGACTAAAACGAATTAGCATTATGAAAACTTTAAATATGGTTCAAATTTTAGTCATGAGCATATACGCGGTTTACTCAGGTATGTATGGCGATATTTCACTTATCTCAGTATATATTCTTGTTATAATTTTAGAGATGGTTGAGGTATTTTATAATTCAGCCGAAAGCTCTATACTATCCGAGATTATAGATAAGGGATTGATGGAAGAAGCTGTTACTTTATCAAGAGTCGATGATGGCATTGTATATATTACAACACCAATGCTGGCAGCATTTATATATAAAAGCTTTGGGATTTTTGGCTCCTTTGTTTTGATAAACACTTTATTAGTCTTATCCCTAATATTAAACTTCTTCATTGAAACACCCTATGCTGATGAATTAAAGGAGAAAAACTCAAAGGGTATCAAATCTTTCTTTACTGAATTCATTGAAGGTATTAATGAATTAAGAAAGGATAGGTTCTCAAAAATTTTTGTAATCGTAGCTCCCTTAATTAACTTTTCATTTTCAGCTATATTTAGTGTTGTTATAACTTATGTATTTTTGGAAGTATTTAAAACCAGTGAGTATATCTATGGTATATATAGGATGGCAACTGCGGGTATAAGTATCCTATTGCCATTTTTGATACTTCCAATTATCAAAAAGATTAAACCCGAAAAATTATTAAAGTACAGTGCAATATCTATATCTGGATTTCTATTCTTAATTGGCTTGTGTGTTTATTATGGAATGGGAGCCGGAAAAGACAATATTGTTTTAGTAGTAGGTCTAATAACGTTTTTAGATTGCTTGGTAATTAGTTCAGTTATGCCATTAAATATAGCTACACAAGTATTTTTTCAAAAAAATATTAAAAATGAATTTAGAAGTAGAATTATGTCAGTTTTTAGCATGCTTGCATTATCATCAATACCATTAGGAAATATGTTTTATGGATTTTTGGCAAATATTATGCCAGCATATATGTGTATATTTATTGCAAGCTTAGCTGTACTGATCACCTACCCACTTATTTTATATATATCAAAAGATAAAAGCGTCAGCTAA
- a CDS encoding MazG nucleotide pyrophosphohydrolase domain-containing protein — protein MIELLDKVKQLHKQNDFKANGGEDKLFRMALIMEEVGEISEAITKDQDNFEEEHADLLILLLGNCVAYDIDILKLTNEKLDRLLKMKPSKKNGYKRIITKENKR, from the coding sequence ATGATAGAGTTATTAGATAAAGTAAAACAATTGCATAAACAAAATGATTTTAAGGCAAATGGCGGAGAAGATAAACTTTTTAGAATGGCTTTGATTATGGAAGAAGTAGGAGAGATTTCTGAGGCTATAACAAAAGATCAAGATAATTTTGAAGAGGAACATGCAGATTTGTTGATTTTGTTGCTTGGAAATTGTGTTGCATATGATATAGACATATTAAAGCTTACTAATGAAAAGTTAGATAGACTTTTAAAAATGAAGCCTTCGAAAAAAAATGGATATAAGAGAATTATAACAAAAGAAAATAAGAGGTAG
- a CDS encoding DUF3847 domain-containing protein yields MKKLEQIRQESKEIKDKIDDTEERLRQLKNQEKKILKQDIIKRRKERTHRLITRGAILESLIENAEELTDEEIKILLEEATKTKEFKETLKIIRGN; encoded by the coding sequence ATGAAAAAATTAGAACAAATAAGACAAGAGTCAAAAGAAATAAAAGATAAAATTGACGATACAGAAGAAAGATTAAGGCAACTAAAAAATCAAGAAAAGAAGATATTAAAACAAGACATAATAAAAAGAAGAAAAGAAAGAACTCATAGGCTAATAACAAGAGGAGCAATATTAGAAAGCCTTATAGAAAATGCAGAAGAACTGACAGATGAAGAAATAAAAATCCTATTAGAAGAAGCAACGAAAACAAAAGAATTCAAAGAAACACTAAAAATAATCAGAGGAAATTAA
- a CDS encoding transposase, which yields MRRYSQEFKQQALQLSDEIGTKEAVKNLGISYGTLTDWRKTKNRYKASDGAATAKAIVLDERERQLQREIKELKEANEILQGALAFFVKGWKK from the coding sequence ATGCGACGTTATAGTCAAGAATTTAAACAGCAGGCATTACAACTGTCAGATGAAATCGGCACAAAAGAAGCGGTGAAGAATCTCGGTATTTCATACGGGACGCTGACCGATTGGCGAAAAACGAAAAATCGCTATAAAGCAAGCGACGGAGCTGCAACGGCAAAAGCTATCGTTTTGGATGAGCGAGAGAGACAGCTCCAGCGCGAAATCAAAGAGCTCAAAGAAGCCAACGAAATCTTGCAAGGCGCACTCGCTTTTTTCGTGAAGGGCTGGAAGAAGTGA